A stretch of DNA from Bacteroidota bacterium:
CACATATTTACAATGTAGTTTGAATAATATTAAAAATGATTAAATATGATTAGAGAAAATGTTTTAACGTACAAAAAAATTGAGCAAAAGTTATCACAGGTCAGCAACAAAATAAGTAAGTCTGATGATTTGATACATGCTTTTTTGTCAAATGTTTCGCATGAAATTAGAACTCCGTTAAATTCAATTTTAGGATTTTCAGAGTTACTAAAACAACCGGATATTTCGAATGATGAAAAAGAAGAGTTTTTCGGATATATTGACCACAAGTGCAATTATTTGCTAAATTATATTGACAATATCATTGATCTCTCAAAAGTAGAGTCGGATGAGTTGATGATAAAAAAGGAAAATTTTAAAATTTATGATTTATTGCTTGGTCTAAAAAAACAATTTGATTTAAAACTTCAGCAGTATCAAAAAGAAAATATTGAAATTATACTGAAAATCCCTGAGGATGTAAAAGATTTGTATATGTATTCAGATATTAGAAGAGTGAAAAAAGTGTTAGAGAATTTACTTAGTAATTCTATTAAGTTTACAAAAGAAGGAACTATTACTTTTGGATTCAAGATGAAAAATGAAAATATAGTAGAGTTTTTTATTGAAGACACAGGGATTGGATTAAAAAAGGAAGATTTTGATGAAATATTTATCAAATTTAAAGTTGTTAATGAAGCTTTTTCAAAAAAAATAGGTGGTGCCGGCTTAGGTCTTACCATTTCAAAACATATTGTTAAAAAGCTTGGCGGTGAATTATGGCTCGAATCAAAAGAGGGTGTAGGCAGTACTTTCTTTTTTACAATAAAATTAAACGATAAAGGAAATACAAATAATGTTTTTGATGTTAATTGGAATGATAAAGTGATTCTTGTAGCTGATGATGTTGAGATGAACTATTTATTTATTGAAGCAGCTTTACGCAAAACTAATGTAAATTTGATGTGGGCTAAAAATGGTAAAGAAGCTTTTAGTATGTTTAATTATAATTACCAAAAAGATGAGGATATTGATTTGATAATTATGGATATACAGATGCCTTATTTGAATGGTTATGAAGCTACACGAAGAATAAAGCAAGTAAGTGGAGATGTTCCTATTATTTCTCATACGGCTTATGATTTTGAAGAGGAAAAGGAAAAAAGTATAGAAGCAGGTTGTGATGATTATATCTCGAAACCTGTAACTTCTAAAATGCTTATATCAAAACTAAACCAATATATTTATGCATATTAGTCCTAATTAACAAATTTGTATTTTTAAAAATAAAGAATTAACAAATGTCCAAATTTCCTTTTTACAAACAGTTAGACGCAATGGATTGTGGTCCT
This window harbors:
- a CDS encoding response regulator, with amino-acid sequence MIRENVLTYKKIEQKLSQVSNKISKSDDLIHAFLSNVSHEIRTPLNSILGFSELLKQPDISNDEKEEFFGYIDHKCNYLLNYIDNIIDLSKVESDELMIKKENFKIYDLLLGLKKQFDLKLQQYQKENIEIILKIPEDVKDLYMYSDIRRVKKVLENLLSNSIKFTKEGTITFGFKMKNENIVEFFIEDTGIGLKKEDFDEIFIKFKVVNEAFSKKIGGAGLGLTISKHIVKKLGGELWLESKEGVGSTFFFTIKLNDKGNTNNVFDVNWNDKVILVADDVEMNYLFIEAALRKTNVNLMWAKNGKEAFSMFNYNYQKDEDIDLIIMDIQMPYLNGYEATRRIKQVSGDVPIISHTAYDFEEEKEKSIEAGCDDYISKPVTSKMLISKLNQYIYAY